One genomic segment of Ipomoea triloba cultivar NCNSP0323 chromosome 9, ASM357664v1 includes these proteins:
- the LOC116030302 gene encoding myosin-binding protein 7-like — translation MDFESASPMSTRPAKCCDCGCSCSMMNGSYSGTWSRNIKRKYEEFDGTAFTVPGLILPQTARIDIENECAALREMVSNQQQTILDLRIELDKERNASSTAADEAMSMILRLQSEKAEVQMEFTQFKRFAEEKTAHDQQEMDALEDLLFKREQTIQSLTCEVQMYKHRMLSYGLTESEADGEGDKRGNLSRNNSMAEILDGQFEVPLYDYPPLKCSNENQVCSEVENEIVDVEKYAFGETPHSQDHLRDLECRINQLERSPRFSHPDGELYKNNVLEKVIVDQSPHGPRHMSMLSTDSSDTFVPTNNEMDSNIITESPKFGGSSRRTELPQVYEFSNLRKADNALEVEDDTSDRVYTIDSIHQSVSHNDGADAKATIGVGDDFVTSPRDSSNYTNMEDPDVKKLYMRLQALEADRESMRQEIVSMRTDKAQLVLLKEIAQHLCKDMPPAMGTRLRKPSAAGTTSFMSMPTWVGSLVTWRRKTSRCKYMSGLSGNNAGLLTLLNKGPCVGQWRCLTSTQV, via the exons ATGGATTTTGAAAGTGCGTCCCCAATGTCAACGAGGCCTGCAAAATGCTGTGATTGTGGTTGCAGCTGTTCCATGATGAATGGATCATATTCTGGTACTTGGTCCCGCAACATAAAACGCAAGTACGAAGAATTCGATGGCACTGCTTTTACTGTTCCAGGATTAATCTTACCTCAGACAGCACGTATTGATATTGAAAATGAATGTGCTGCCCTTCGTGAAATGGTCAGCAACCAGCAGCAGACAATCCTGGATTTACGTATTGAGTTGGATAAGGAGAGAAATGCCTCCTCAACAGCAGCTGATGAGGCAATGTCAATGATCCTGAGGTTGCAAAGCGAAAAAGCAGAGGTTCAGATGGAATTTACGCAATTTAAAAGATTTGCAGAGGAAAAAACAGCACATGACCAACAGGAGATGGATGCCTTGGAGGACTTACTGTTTAAGAGGGAGCAAACAATTCAATCTTTGACATGTGAGGTGCAAATGTACAAACACAGAATGCTGAGTTATGGGCTCACAGAATCTGAAGCTGATGGAGAGGGTGACAAAAGGGGTAATTTGAGTAGGAATAATAGCATGGCTGAGATTTTGGATGGACAATTTGAAGTTCCTTTATACGATTATCCCCCGCTCAAATGCTCTAATGAGAATCAAGTTTGCTCTGAGGTTGAAAATGAGATTGTGGATGTTGAGAAATATGCATTTGGGGAGACACCACATTCACAGGATCATTTGCGAGATTTGGAGTGTAGGATCAACCAGTTGGAGAGGAGTCCTAGGTTCAGTCATCCCGATGGAGAATTGTATAAGAACAATGTCCTTGAAAAAGTGATAGTTGATCAATCTCCTCATGGGCCAAGGCATATGAGTATGTTGTCAACAGATAGTTCAGATACCTTCGTCCCTACAAATAATGAAATGGATTCTAATATCATAACAGAGTCTCCAAAATTTGGTGGAAGTTCTAGGAGGACAGAACTTCCACAGGTGTATGAGTTTTCAAATTTGAGGAAAGCGGATAACGCATTAGAGGTTGAAGATGACACGAGTGACAGAGTTTACACGATTGACTCCATTCATCAAAGTGTATCACACAATGATGGTGCAGATGCCAAGGCAACTATTGGAGTGGGTGATGATTTTGTTACATCCCCAAGGGATTCATCGAATTATACAAATATGGAAGATCCTGATGTCAAGAAGCTTTATATGAGACTTCAAGCACTTGAGGCCGATAGGGAGTCAATGAGACAGGAAATCGTATCAATGCGAACTGATAAAGCACAGCTGGTATTGCTGAAGGAGATTGCCCAGCATTTATGCAAAGACATGCCACCAGCAATGGGAACACGTTTGAGGAAGCCATCTGCTGCTGGGACCACTTCATTTATGTCAATGCCCACG TGGGTCGGGTCCTTAGTCACATGGAGAAGGAAAACAAGTAGATGCAA GTACATGTCTGGGTTGTCAGGCAACAATGCGGGCTTGCTAACTCTTTTAAACAAGGGACCTTGCGTGGGACAGTGGAGATGTCTTACAAGCACTCAAGTCTGA